One genomic window of Pseudomonas aeruginosa includes the following:
- the serS gene encoding serine--tRNA ligase, translating to MLDPKLVRTQPQEVAARLATRGFQLDVARIEALEEQRKSVQTRTEQLQAERNARSKAIGQAKQRGEDIAPLLADVDRMGSELEEGKRQLDAIQGELDAMLLGIPNLPHESVPVGADEDANVEVRRWGTPKTFDFEVKDHVALGERHGWLDFETAAKLSGARFALMRGPIARLHRALAQFMINLHTAEHGYEEAYTPYLVQAPALQGTGQLPKFEEDLFKIGRDGEADLYLIPTAEVSLTNIVSGQILDAKQLPLKFVAHTPCFRSEAGASGRDTRGMIRQHQFDKVEMVQIVDPATSYEALEGLTANAERVLQLLELPYRVLALCTGDMGFGATKTYDLEVWVPSQDKYREISSCSNCGDFQARRMQARYRNPETGKPELVHTLNGSGLAVGRTLVAVLENYQQADGSIRVPEVLKPYMAGIEVIG from the coding sequence ATGCTCGATCCCAAACTGGTACGCACCCAGCCGCAAGAAGTGGCTGCCCGCCTGGCCACCCGTGGCTTCCAACTGGATGTCGCACGCATCGAAGCGCTGGAAGAGCAGCGCAAGTCGGTACAGACCCGTACCGAGCAGCTGCAAGCCGAGCGCAACGCGCGTTCCAAGGCGATCGGCCAGGCCAAGCAGCGTGGCGAGGACATCGCGCCGCTGCTGGCCGATGTCGATCGCATGGGCTCCGAGCTGGAGGAAGGCAAGCGCCAGTTGGACGCCATCCAGGGCGAACTGGATGCCATGCTGCTGGGCATTCCCAACCTGCCGCACGAGTCGGTGCCGGTCGGTGCCGACGAGGACGCCAACGTCGAAGTGCGTCGCTGGGGCACGCCGAAGACCTTCGATTTCGAGGTCAAGGACCATGTCGCCCTCGGTGAACGGCACGGCTGGCTGGATTTCGAGACCGCTGCCAAGCTTTCCGGCGCGCGCTTCGCCCTCATGCGCGGCCCGATCGCCCGCCTGCATCGCGCCCTGGCGCAGTTCATGATCAACCTGCATACCGCCGAGCATGGCTACGAGGAGGCCTACACCCCCTATCTCGTCCAGGCTCCGGCGCTGCAAGGCACCGGCCAGTTGCCGAAGTTCGAGGAGGACCTGTTCAAGATCGGCCGCGACGGCGAAGCTGACCTCTACCTGATCCCGACCGCCGAGGTTTCGCTGACCAACATCGTCTCCGGGCAGATCCTCGACGCCAAGCAATTGCCGCTGAAGTTCGTCGCCCATACCCCGTGCTTCCGCAGCGAGGCCGGTGCCTCCGGGCGCGATACCCGCGGCATGATCCGTCAGCATCAGTTCGACAAGGTGGAGATGGTGCAGATCGTCGATCCGGCCACTTCCTACGAGGCGCTGGAAGGCCTGACCGCCAACGCCGAGCGCGTCCTGCAACTGCTCGAGTTGCCGTATCGGGTGCTGGCGCTGTGCACCGGCGACATGGGCTTCGGTGCGACCAAGACCTACGACCTGGAAGTCTGGGTTCCCAGCCAGGACAAGTACCGCGAGATTTCCTCCTGCTCCAACTGCGGCGACTTCCAGGCCCGGCGCATGCAGGCCCGCTACCGCAATCCGGAAACCGGCAAGCCCGAGCTGGTGCACACCCTCAACGGCTCCGGCCTGGCCGTCGGCCGCACCTTGGTGGCGGTGCTGGAGAACTACCAGCAGGCGGACGGCTCGATCCGTGTGCCGGAAGTCCTCAAGCCCTACATGGCTGGCATCGAGGTGATCGGCTGA
- the cysG gene encoding siroheme synthase CysG: protein MDFLPLFHSLQGRLALVVGGGEVALRKARLLADAGARLRVVAPQIHIELRHLVEQGGGELLERDYQDGDQPGCALIIAATDDEPLNAEVSRAANARGIPVNVVDAPALCSVIFPAIVDRSPLVVAVSSGGDAPVLARLIRAKLETWIPSTYGQLAGLASRFRHRVKELLPDLQQRRVFWENLFQGEIAERVLAGRPAEAERLLEERLAGGLAHIPTGEVYLVGAGPGDPDLLTFRALRLMQQADVVLYDRLVAPSILELCRRDAERLYVGKRRAEHAVPQDRINRLLVELASQGKRVLRLKGGDPFIFGRGGEEIDELAAHGIPFQVVPGITAASGCAAYAGIPLTHRDHAQSVRFVTGHLKDGTTDLPWQDLVAPGQTLVFYMGLVGLPVICEQLVAHGRSAQTPAALIQQGTTAQQRVFTGTLENLPQLVAEHEVHAPTLVIVGEVVQLRDKLAWFEGAREDA, encoded by the coding sequence ATGGATTTCCTGCCGCTGTTCCACTCCTTGCAAGGGCGCCTCGCGCTGGTGGTCGGTGGCGGCGAAGTCGCCCTGCGCAAGGCGCGCCTGCTGGCCGACGCCGGCGCGCGCCTGCGCGTGGTCGCGCCGCAGATCCACATCGAACTGCGGCATCTGGTGGAGCAGGGCGGCGGTGAGCTGCTCGAACGCGACTACCAGGACGGCGACCAGCCCGGCTGCGCCCTGATCATCGCCGCCACCGACGACGAACCGCTGAACGCCGAGGTGTCGCGAGCGGCCAATGCGCGCGGGATACCGGTCAACGTGGTGGACGCGCCGGCCCTGTGCAGCGTGATCTTCCCGGCCATCGTCGACCGTTCGCCGCTGGTGGTGGCGGTCTCCAGCGGCGGCGATGCGCCCGTGCTGGCGCGGCTGATCCGGGCCAAGCTGGAAACCTGGATTCCCTCGACCTACGGGCAACTGGCCGGACTCGCCAGCCGCTTCCGCCACCGGGTCAAGGAATTGCTACCCGACCTGCAGCAGCGCCGGGTGTTCTGGGAAAACCTGTTCCAGGGCGAGATCGCCGAGCGTGTCCTGGCCGGCCGTCCGGCGGAAGCCGAGCGTCTCCTGGAAGAGCGCCTGGCCGGCGGCCTCGCGCACATACCCACGGGCGAGGTATATCTGGTCGGGGCCGGGCCGGGGGATCCGGACCTGCTGACGTTCCGTGCCCTGCGCCTGATGCAGCAGGCCGACGTGGTGCTCTACGATCGCCTGGTGGCGCCGTCGATCCTCGAATTATGCCGCCGCGATGCCGAACGCCTGTACGTCGGCAAGCGCCGCGCCGAACATGCGGTGCCGCAGGATCGGATCAACCGCCTGCTGGTGGAGCTGGCCAGCCAGGGCAAGCGCGTGCTGCGCCTGAAGGGTGGCGACCCGTTCATCTTCGGCCGCGGCGGTGAGGAAATCGACGAACTGGCTGCCCACGGCATACCTTTCCAGGTCGTGCCGGGAATCACCGCGGCCAGCGGCTGCGCGGCCTACGCCGGGATTCCACTGACTCATCGCGATCATGCGCAATCGGTTCGTTTCGTCACCGGTCATCTGAAGGACGGCACCACCGACCTGCCGTGGCAGGACCTGGTAGCGCCTGGCCAGACCCTGGTGTTCTACATGGGCCTGGTGGGATTGCCGGTGATCTGCGAGCAACTGGTCGCCCACGGTCGCTCCGCACAGACCCCGGCGGCGCTGATCCAGCAGGGGACCACCGCCCAGCAGCGGGTATTCACCGGAACCCTGGAAAACCTGCCGCAACTGGTGGCTGAGCACGAAGTGCATGCGCCGACCCTGGTGATCGTCGGCGAAGTCGTGCAACTGCGCGACAAGCTGGCCTGGTTCGAAGGCGCCCGCGAGGACGCCTGA
- a CDS encoding glutathione S-transferase family protein, with the protein MGQLIDGRWHDQWYDTQKDGRFQRENAQRRHWLGEPAFPAEGGRYHLYVSLACPWAHRTLIVRKLKGLESLVDVSVVSWLMRENGWTFDPAHGSTGDRLDGLAFLHQRYTRDDPHYSGRVTVPLLWDKQAQKIVNNESADIVRIFNSAFDAIGANALDFYPEPLREEIERLNGRIYPAVNNGVYRAGFATRQEAYEEAFVQLFEELDYLEGLLGERRYLAGEYLTEADIRLFTTLVRFDAVYHGHFKCNLRRIEDYPNLSGWLRELYQRPGIGETVDFEHIKGHYYASHRTINPTGIVPLGPRLDLARAPGRERLPGKGIWGEG; encoded by the coding sequence ATGGGACAGTTGATCGATGGCCGCTGGCACGACCAGTGGTATGACACACAGAAAGACGGCCGCTTCCAGCGCGAAAACGCCCAGCGCCGCCATTGGCTGGGCGAGCCGGCGTTCCCCGCCGAGGGCGGGCGCTACCATCTCTATGTCTCGCTGGCCTGCCCCTGGGCCCATCGGACCCTGATCGTGCGCAAGCTGAAGGGGCTGGAGTCGCTGGTCGATGTTTCGGTGGTCAGTTGGCTGATGCGCGAGAACGGCTGGACCTTCGACCCCGCCCACGGCTCCACCGGCGATCGCCTCGACGGCCTGGCCTTTCTGCACCAGCGCTACACCCGCGACGACCCGCACTACAGCGGCCGGGTCACGGTGCCGCTGCTGTGGGACAAGCAGGCGCAGAAGATCGTCAACAACGAATCAGCCGATATCGTCCGCATCTTCAACAGCGCCTTCGACGCCATCGGCGCCAACGCGCTGGACTTCTACCCGGAGCCGCTGCGCGAGGAGATCGAACGCCTCAACGGACGCATCTATCCGGCGGTCAACAACGGCGTGTACCGTGCTGGCTTCGCCACTCGCCAGGAGGCCTACGAGGAGGCCTTCGTCCAGTTGTTCGAGGAGCTGGACTACCTGGAAGGCTTGCTCGGCGAACGCCGCTACCTGGCCGGCGAATACCTGACCGAGGCCGATATCCGCCTGTTCACCACCCTGGTGCGCTTCGATGCGGTGTACCACGGACACTTCAAGTGCAACCTGCGGCGCATCGAAGACTACCCGAATCTCTCCGGCTGGTTGCGCGAGCTGTACCAACGCCCGGGCATCGGCGAGACAGTGGACTTCGAACATATCAAGGGGCACTACTACGCCAGCCACCGCACCATCAACCCGACCGGGATAGTACCGCTGGGCCCGCGTCTCGACCTGGCGCGCGCGCCAGGCCGGGAACGACTTCCCGGCAAGGGCATCTGGGGAGAAGGCTGA
- a CDS encoding glycosyl transferase family protein, which translates to MTLSTPAEHPFAQFVRILGKGKRGARSLTREEAREALGMILDGRVEDTQLGAFLMLLRHKEESSEELAGFTEAVRERLQVPSLRVDLDWPSYAGKKRHLPWYLLAAKCLAGHGVRILMHGGGTHTAGRLYSEQLLAALEIPLCHDWLQVEQALERGHLAFIPLGAWMPVLQRMIDLRNTLGLRSPIHSLVRLLNPLNADCILQSIFHPGYQETHREASRLLGDRAIVIKGEGGEIEVNPDVVAHLYGCDQGEAWDEEWPALSTHRHMKPEQLDPGFLRAVWDGREGDAYGHLAVLSSMALALRALGKNREEAFKEAAHYWATRNESI; encoded by the coding sequence ATGACTCTCTCGACTCCCGCCGAACATCCGTTCGCCCAGTTCGTCCGCATCCTCGGCAAAGGCAAGCGCGGAGCGCGCAGCCTGACCCGGGAGGAAGCCCGCGAGGCCCTCGGCATGATCCTCGACGGCAGGGTCGAGGACACCCAGCTGGGCGCCTTCCTCATGCTCCTGCGGCACAAGGAGGAAAGCAGCGAGGAACTGGCCGGTTTCACCGAGGCGGTGCGCGAACGCCTGCAAGTCCCGTCCTTGCGCGTCGACCTCGACTGGCCCAGTTACGCCGGCAAGAAGCGCCACCTGCCCTGGTACCTGCTGGCCGCCAAGTGCCTGGCCGGCCATGGCGTGCGCATCCTCATGCACGGCGGCGGCACGCATACCGCCGGACGCCTGTACAGCGAACAGTTGCTGGCGGCGCTGGAGATCCCGCTCTGCCACGACTGGCTGCAGGTAGAACAGGCCCTGGAGCGCGGCCACCTGGCGTTCATTCCGCTCGGCGCCTGGATGCCGGTGCTGCAACGCATGATCGATCTGCGCAATACCCTCGGCCTGCGCTCGCCGATCCATTCGCTGGTTCGCCTGCTCAACCCCCTGAATGCGGATTGCATCCTGCAGAGCATCTTCCACCCCGGTTACCAGGAAACCCACCGCGAGGCCAGCCGCCTGCTCGGCGACCGGGCCATCGTCATCAAGGGCGAAGGCGGCGAGATCGAAGTCAACCCGGACGTCGTCGCCCACCTGTATGGTTGCGACCAGGGCGAAGCCTGGGACGAGGAATGGCCGGCATTGTCGACGCACCGGCACATGAAGCCGGAACAGCTCGACCCGGGTTTCCTTCGGGCCGTCTGGGACGGCCGCGAAGGCGACGCCTATGGCCACCTGGCGGTGCTCTCCAGCATGGCCCTGGCGCTACGGGCCCTTGGCAAGAATCGCGAAGAAGCCTTCAAGGAAGCCGCACACTACTGGGCGACCCGAAACGAATCGATCTGA
- a CDS encoding TusE/DsrC/DsvC family sulfur relay protein, giving the protein MTLLMLEGREIRLDKDGYLAALDDWSEPVAEALAAREELALTAEHWEILQLLREFYAEFQLSPANRPLIKYVAQRLGPDKGNSLHLNHLFKGAPAKLGAKLAGLPKPSNCL; this is encoded by the coding sequence ATGACGCTCCTTATGCTGGAAGGCCGGGAAATCCGGCTGGACAAGGACGGCTACCTCGCCGCCCTCGACGATTGGTCGGAGCCGGTGGCGGAAGCCCTGGCCGCCCGCGAGGAGCTGGCTCTGACCGCCGAGCACTGGGAGATTCTCCAACTGCTCCGCGAGTTCTATGCGGAGTTCCAGCTGTCTCCGGCCAACCGCCCGCTGATCAAGTACGTCGCCCAGCGACTGGGTCCGGACAAGGGCAACAGCCTGCACCTCAACCACCTGTTCAAGGGCGCCCCGGCCAAGCTTGGCGCGAAGCTGGCCGGCCTGCCGAAACCGAGCAACTGTCTATGA
- the tusB gene encoding sulfurtransferase complex subunit TusB: protein MATTLHVLSRSPFNDGRLGSCLYLLNPGDGLLLCGDAVHALLAGSHACQALELMPAEIELFALLEDLQARGIEDVPARLVAVDYPGFVELATRFDKVNSWL, encoded by the coding sequence ATGGCCACGACCCTCCACGTACTGTCCCGCTCGCCGTTCAATGACGGCCGCCTGGGCAGTTGCCTGTACCTGCTCAACCCCGGCGACGGCCTGCTGCTCTGCGGCGACGCCGTGCACGCCCTGCTGGCCGGCAGCCACGCCTGCCAGGCCCTGGAACTGATGCCGGCGGAAATCGAACTGTTCGCCCTGCTGGAAGACCTCCAGGCGCGCGGTATCGAGGACGTCCCCGCTCGCCTGGTGGCGGTGGACTACCCCGGCTTCGTCGAACTCGCCACCCGCTTCGACAAGGTCAACAGTTGGCTATGA
- the tusC gene encoding sulfurtransferase complex subunit TusC, with product MSQSLLIISRQSPWSGPSAREALDIALAGGAFDLPVGMLFLDDGAFQLAPGQHPAHLQQKDLQANLQALPMFGVDDLYVSARSLRERGLAEERLALAVEVLDDQALRDLLQRYDQVITL from the coding sequence ATGAGCCAGTCGCTGCTGATCATCAGCCGCCAGTCGCCCTGGTCCGGCCCGAGCGCCCGCGAGGCGCTGGACATAGCCCTGGCCGGCGGCGCCTTCGATCTACCGGTCGGCATGCTGTTCCTCGACGACGGCGCGTTCCAGCTGGCTCCCGGCCAGCATCCTGCGCACCTGCAGCAGAAGGACCTGCAGGCCAACCTGCAGGCCCTGCCGATGTTCGGCGTGGACGACCTCTACGTCTCGGCCCGTAGCCTGCGCGAGCGTGGCCTGGCTGAAGAGCGCCTGGCCCTCGCGGTCGAGGTGCTCGACGACCAGGCCCTGCGCGACCTGCTGCAACGCTACGACCAGGTGATTACCCTCTGA
- the tusD gene encoding sulfurtransferase complex subunit TusD produces MKFAIALFDPPHSPAARRALRFSEAALAGGHEIVRLFFYQDGVHSASANVVSGQDEFDLPAAWRELVERNGLDAVVCIAAALRRGVLNAEEAERYGRPGANLGAPWELSGLGQLHEAAQSADRLVCFGGDR; encoded by the coding sequence ATGAAATTCGCCATCGCCCTATTCGACCCTCCCCACTCCCCCGCCGCCCGCCGCGCGCTGCGCTTCAGCGAAGCCGCGCTGGCCGGCGGGCACGAAATCGTCCGCCTGTTCTTCTACCAGGACGGCGTGCACAGCGCCTCGGCCAACGTCGTGAGCGGCCAGGACGAGTTCGACCTGCCCGCCGCCTGGCGCGAGTTGGTCGAGCGCAACGGCCTGGACGCCGTGGTCTGCATCGCCGCCGCCCTGCGCCGCGGCGTGCTGAACGCCGAGGAAGCCGAACGCTACGGCCGTCCCGGCGCCAACCTTGGCGCACCATGGGAACTGTCCGGACTCGGCCAGTTGCACGAGGCGGCGCAAAGCGCGGACCGCCTGGTCTGCTTCGGAGGCGACCGATGA